A window of the Candidatus Neomarinimicrobiota bacterium genome harbors these coding sequences:
- a CDS encoding formylglycine-generating enzyme family protein encodes MKKLLLILCLAGCSYSPDQKRISIPIGNTEIVMVWISGGSFKMGSTDSMARSDEQPVHKVKMDGFWMSETAVTNAQFSAFVNISNYVTTAEVAPSLEEIMAQVPTGTPPPPKEMLVAGSLTFINQPTPASQYSPVQWWAWSTNSNWKHPYGEDSSIDGLEDHPVVQVSWYDAVAFSEGTGMSIPTEAQWEYAAKKGEVTNSREMNIWQGIFPVKNTGSDGFEKTNPVHAYKPNKIGLYDMAGNVWEWVADWYRPNSYLMGGRENNPIGPPSSFDPMEPTVPKRVTRGGSFLCNDQYCAGYRPTARMKTSPDTSLEHTGFRCVMSEEQMEKYLSN; translated from the coding sequence ATGAAAAAACTCCTTCTAATCCTTTGTCTTGCAGGATGCAGTTATAGTCCTGACCAAAAACGTATATCCATTCCCATTGGAAATACGGAGATAGTAATGGTATGGATTTCTGGTGGATCATTCAAAATGGGCAGCACAGATTCCATGGCGAGATCCGATGAACAACCGGTTCATAAAGTAAAAATGGATGGATTCTGGATGTCAGAAACAGCAGTAACAAATGCACAATTTTCTGCATTTGTGAATATATCAAATTATGTGACTACAGCAGAAGTGGCCCCATCCCTTGAGGAAATCATGGCTCAGGTGCCTACCGGCACGCCACCACCACCAAAAGAAATGCTAGTAGCTGGATCTTTAACATTCATCAATCAACCTACACCTGCGAGTCAATATTCACCGGTTCAATGGTGGGCGTGGTCAACCAATTCAAATTGGAAACATCCTTATGGCGAAGATTCCTCAATTGATGGATTAGAAGATCATCCTGTTGTACAAGTATCATGGTATGATGCAGTTGCTTTTTCTGAAGGAACAGGAATGAGTATTCCGACTGAAGCGCAATGGGAATATGCTGCCAAAAAAGGTGAGGTTACTAATTCAAGGGAAATGAATATTTGGCAAGGTATATTTCCTGTAAAGAATACCGGATCCGATGGATTTGAAAAAACAAATCCAGTTCATGCCTATAAACCAAATAAAATTGGCCTTTATGATATGGCTGGGAATGTATGGGAGTGGGTGGCCGATTGGTATCGCCCAAATTCATATTTAATGGGTGGACGTGAAAATAATCCTATTGGGCCGCCATCCAGTTTTGATCCCATGGAACCAACGGTGCCTAAACGGGTAACCCGTGGCGGATCATTTTTGTGCAATGATCAATATTGTGCGGGATATCGTCCCACGGCGCGAATGAAAACAAGTCCCGATACTAGTTTGGAGCATACGGGATTTCGATGTGTTATGAGTGAGGAGCAAATGGAGAAATATTTATCTAATTAA
- a CDS encoding DUF5117 domain-containing protein gives MKKMDGYLDLYWDNTTGKLWLEIAHFEKEFLYVNSLMAGMGSNDVGLDRGQLGNERIVYFHRIGPKVLLIQPNYYYRANTSDPKEKQSVADGFAKSALWGFKVEAEEKSRVLVDATDFFLDDAHGIVTRLKNQKMGNYKVDKSRSAIHLPATMNFPNNTEVEALMTYTGTNPGKYVRQVTPTPSAMTVRLHHSFVELPDKNYTPRNHDPRAGYFPMSFQDYAVPLDESIYIRYITRHRLEKKHPQKRRSEAVEPIVYYIDPGVPEPVKTAMLESGRWWNQAFNATGYIDAFQVKVLPDGAHPMDVRYNMIHWVHRATRGWSYGGAVVDPRTGEIIKGNVSLGSLRLRQDYLIATGLLAPYNKGTEVPDHMRELALARVRQLVAHEIGHTIGLAHNYIASTVGRASVMDYPHPTVSLDKNGNVEWRDAYDAGIGEWDKITVEYGYQDFPNGTNEKEALEELIQDGIRRGYTFITDQDARPLGSAHPTAHLWDNGKDPVSELKNLMAVRKVALNKFGENNIRMGQPYSDIEDVLVPIYFLHRFQIEGAAKVVGGLNYTYALRGDDQLVTEFLDPKFQMDALDELISTLQPDALTLREELLQIIPPRAAGRGRTRESFNSRTSVTFDGVSLAETAANLTCRMIFHPARATRLVEYNARNSNQPGLEKVLSEIVDQTILSKAPVGLSGEVKRNVDFIVLDHLLSLSVNKNASPAAQSIAMAKVNSLALHLLRFRGKSSRVRSHNNMLQHRIKIFMDEPEDFEPIKVLEAPPGSPIGAEFGCTFENPFTNNSN, from the coding sequence ATGAAAAAGATGGATGGGTATTTGGATTTGTATTGGGACAACACTACGGGGAAATTGTGGTTGGAGATTGCCCATTTCGAAAAAGAATTTTTATACGTGAATTCTCTCATGGCAGGGATGGGCTCCAATGATGTTGGCCTCGATCGCGGCCAACTTGGGAATGAACGTATTGTTTATTTTCATCGTATTGGACCGAAAGTCCTATTGATTCAACCCAATTATTATTATCGCGCCAATACGAGTGATCCCAAGGAAAAACAATCAGTCGCGGATGGATTTGCAAAATCTGCACTTTGGGGATTTAAAGTTGAAGCAGAAGAAAAAAGTCGTGTACTAGTAGATGCTACCGACTTCTTTTTGGATGATGCCCATGGTATCGTAACGCGCCTAAAAAATCAAAAAATGGGAAATTATAAGGTAGATAAAAGCCGTTCCGCAATTCACCTTCCGGCCACCATGAACTTCCCCAATAATACAGAAGTGGAAGCACTCATGACATATACGGGGACCAACCCGGGAAAATATGTGCGACAGGTAACACCCACTCCTTCTGCTATGACGGTTCGTCTTCATCATTCTTTTGTAGAACTTCCTGATAAAAATTACACACCGCGAAACCACGATCCGCGCGCGGGTTATTTCCCAATGTCTTTCCAGGATTATGCTGTCCCGCTGGATGAATCCATTTATATCCGTTACATTACTCGACATCGATTGGAAAAGAAACATCCTCAGAAAAGAAGAAGTGAAGCAGTAGAACCCATTGTTTATTATATTGATCCCGGTGTGCCGGAACCGGTGAAAACGGCCATGCTAGAAAGTGGACGATGGTGGAATCAAGCATTCAATGCCACAGGATATATTGATGCATTTCAAGTCAAAGTACTCCCTGATGGCGCCCATCCAATGGATGTCCGTTACAACATGATCCATTGGGTTCATCGGGCCACTCGGGGATGGTCTTACGGCGGCGCTGTGGTTGACCCAAGAACGGGTGAAATTATTAAGGGAAATGTATCCCTCGGCTCACTCAGACTCCGCCAAGATTATCTCATCGCCACAGGGCTTCTTGCTCCTTATAATAAGGGCACAGAAGTTCCGGATCATATGCGTGAATTGGCTCTCGCCCGCGTCCGTCAATTGGTTGCACATGAAATAGGGCATACTATTGGACTTGCTCATAATTATATCGCCAGTACCGTCGGCCGGGCATCGGTAATGGATTACCCCCATCCTACTGTTTCTTTAGATAAAAATGGTAATGTGGAATGGCGGGATGCCTATGATGCAGGCATCGGCGAGTGGGATAAAATTACTGTGGAATACGGTTATCAGGATTTTCCGAATGGGACCAATGAAAAAGAAGCACTGGAAGAATTAATCCAAGATGGGATTCGAAGGGGTTATACTTTTATAACCGATCAGGATGCGCGCCCACTCGGCTCTGCCCATCCAACCGCCCACCTGTGGGATAATGGGAAAGATCCTGTTTCCGAATTGAAAAATTTAATGGCTGTAAGAAAAGTAGCTCTGAATAAATTTGGAGAAAACAATATTCGAATGGGACAACCATACAGCGATATTGAAGATGTGCTAGTGCCGATTTATTTTCTCCACCGGTTTCAAATTGAAGGTGCGGCTAAAGTGGTCGGTGGATTGAATTACACTTATGCACTCCGGGGCGATGATCAATTGGTGACAGAATTCCTTGACCCAAAGTTTCAAATGGATGCACTGGATGAGCTTATAAGCACACTCCAACCAGATGCACTAACTTTGAGAGAAGAATTATTGCAAATTATTCCGCCTCGTGCTGCGGGCCGAGGACGAACTCGAGAGTCCTTTAACTCTCGAACTAGTGTCACATTTGATGGTGTCAGCCTTGCAGAAACAGCGGCTAATCTAACATGCCGAATGATCTTCCATCCAGCACGAGCCACACGATTGGTTGAATACAACGCCCGCAATTCTAATCAACCGGGATTGGAAAAAGTATTAAGTGAAATCGTAGACCAAACAATCTTATCAAAGGCTCCTGTCGGACTTAGTGGCGAAGTTAAAAGAAATGTAGATTTTATCGTCCTTGATCATCTTTTGAGTTTATCCGTAAATAAAAATGCATCCCCAGCCGCCCAATCGATCGCCATGGCAAAAGTAAATTCTTTGGCACTTCACCTGTTACGATTTCGTGGAAAATCATCCAGAGTCAGATCCCATAATAACATGCTTCAGCATCGGATAAAAATATTCATGGATGAACCAGAAGATTTTGAACCAATCAAGGTTCTAGAAGCACCTCCCGGATCTCCTATTGGGGCTGAGTTTGGATGTACATTTGAAAATCCATTCACAAATAATTCTAATTAA
- the rmuC gene encoding DNA recombination protein RmuC, which translates to MTFITGIILFLVGFGAGAGIVWFFRQKEIDAAQSSRDQLKVEFGDLSKQALDQNLETFLKLAENKFGELVKSSDGQLNQKKELIDQSLVEMKKKLDGLDKSTNELKGQVANSQKGIGDLADTTTKLSRILSSSQARGQWGERMVEDILSFMGLVEGINFEKQAQAGEGRPDFTFKLPDKKCLNMDVKFPLTHYENYLGTDNENEQAAEKKAFLADVRKHVKAIEKRTYIDPEGGTVDYVLMFIPNESIYAFLNQEDRDLIDFSLSRKVLLCSPITLYAVLSLIRQSVSNFSMEQKAGEMQKLVGVFKEQWEKFIEKLDALGKTLGTVTTHYEDLTGTRRRALEKPMDKIEELQLGQDESLDTLGE; encoded by the coding sequence ATGACATTTATTACTGGCATTATTTTATTTCTGGTTGGCTTTGGGGCAGGGGCAGGAATTGTTTGGTTCTTTCGTCAAAAAGAGATCGATGCTGCCCAATCTAGCAGAGATCAGCTTAAAGTTGAATTTGGCGATTTATCCAAACAAGCATTAGATCAAAACTTAGAGACCTTTCTAAAACTGGCAGAAAATAAATTTGGTGAATTGGTAAAATCTTCTGATGGGCAATTGAATCAGAAAAAAGAATTGATCGATCAATCTTTGGTTGAAATGAAGAAAAAGTTGGATGGACTTGATAAATCCACCAATGAACTGAAAGGGCAGGTTGCAAATTCTCAAAAAGGGATTGGTGACCTAGCTGATACAACAACAAAACTTTCCCGTATTTTATCCAGTTCTCAAGCGCGAGGCCAATGGGGCGAACGGATGGTGGAGGATATTCTTAGTTTTATGGGATTGGTGGAAGGAATCAATTTTGAAAAGCAAGCCCAAGCAGGGGAAGGTCGTCCTGATTTCACCTTTAAACTCCCAGATAAAAAATGTCTTAATATGGATGTGAAATTTCCCCTAACCCATTATGAAAATTATCTAGGTACGGATAATGAAAATGAGCAGGCTGCTGAGAAAAAGGCATTTCTTGCGGACGTTCGCAAGCATGTGAAAGCGATTGAGAAACGCACCTATATCGACCCTGAAGGGGGTACGGTGGACTATGTGCTCATGTTTATCCCCAATGAAAGTATTTATGCTTTTTTAAATCAAGAAGATCGAGACTTGATTGATTTTTCACTCTCCAGGAAAGTATTACTTTGTTCACCCATTACACTCTATGCTGTATTGTCACTAATTAGACAATCTGTCTCCAATTTTTCAATGGAGCAAAAAGCGGGTGAAATGCAAAAACTGGTTGGCGTCTTTAAGGAACAATGGGAAAAATTTATTGAGAAACTTGATGCGTTAGGAAAAACACTGGGGACAGTTACTACGCATTATGAAGATCTTACTGGCACACGCCGCCGTGCATTAGAAAAACCTATGGATAAAATTGAAGAGTTGCAGTTGGGACAAGATGAAAGTCTGGATACGTTAGGCGAATGA
- a CDS encoding HD domain-containing protein — protein sequence MASFPSREDALELLYEYTKTDSLRRHALGVEQVMRKMAEQYDGNSDEWGMTGLMHDFDYEKYPSMEEHPFRGNKILKEKGYPESITRAIMGHATYSGISRDTFMAKALFAVDELTGFIFAVTYVRPSKSIFEVKPKSVKKKLKQKSFAASVLREDIFQSIEELEVDMTEHIQFVIDALKEKADILELKGSIEIA from the coding sequence ATGGCAAGTTTTCCTTCAAGAGAAGATGCGTTGGAACTGCTATATGAATATACCAAAACAGATAGTTTGCGACGACATGCATTGGGTGTAGAACAAGTCATGCGGAAAATGGCAGAACAATATGATGGTAATTCCGATGAATGGGGAATGACAGGACTTATGCACGATTTTGATTATGAGAAATATCCATCCATGGAAGAACATCCCTTTCGGGGGAACAAAATCCTGAAAGAAAAAGGATATCCCGAATCTATCACCAGAGCCATTATGGGCCATGCGACTTATTCAGGAATTTCCAGAGACACCTTTATGGCTAAAGCACTTTTCGCCGTGGATGAATTGACCGGATTCATTTTTGCCGTAACTTATGTACGTCCGTCTAAGTCAATTTTTGAAGTAAAACCAAAATCCGTGAAAAAGAAATTGAAACAAAAGTCATTCGCCGCATCCGTTTTAAGGGAAGATATTTTTCAAAGTATCGAAGAACTTGAGGTTGACATGACAGAACATATCCAATTTGTGATTGACGCCTTAAAAGAAAAAGCAGACATTTTAGAATTGAAGGGAAGTATAGAGATAGCATGA
- a CDS encoding leucyl aminopeptidase, which translates to MAHLSKIKHSSGDWRNIKADAIAVGIYDDLKLSRQFQGVNRKLGRGLSNALAANLIKGKVGEVKTVVGKKGAIAFVFGLGKRGKLNGETLRKAGGGVSKACVANKVESVSFLIPVEAKDDYQSQATAEGLVLGSYQFNEFKTTDEDLFDMKGATIIGDNKQAVVKGAIIANGVCLARDVENRPGNVATPTHLAEKAQEIGKSGGMKVTIFDRAKFTKMGMGALAGVASGTEVPPKFIIMEYMGGPKKQKPKVLVGKGLTFDSGGISIKPSAKMDEMKYDMCGSGVVLGVMKAVAELKPKMNIVGIIPSTENMSGDKAYRPGDVLTAYNGKTIEVLNTDAEGRLILADALSYASKNYDPEYMIDFATLTGAVVVTLGHVATGIMGTDEALVESIKSSSKTTAEKVWEFPLWDEYLAQVKSAIADVKNVGAPMQAGTIAGGAFLKAFVDDDIPWCHFDIAGTAWGDRDLPYHNKGMATGEVIRLVVDLLGV; encoded by the coding sequence ATGGCACATCTTTCAAAAATAAAACATAGTTCAGGCGATTGGCGTAATATCAAAGCAGATGCTATTGCGGTAGGCATCTATGATGATCTGAAACTTTCCCGTCAATTCCAAGGTGTGAATCGGAAATTGGGACGAGGACTTTCTAATGCTCTGGCGGCCAATCTCATTAAAGGTAAGGTGGGTGAAGTCAAAACAGTTGTTGGAAAAAAAGGTGCAATTGCATTTGTATTTGGTCTCGGCAAACGAGGTAAACTTAATGGAGAAACTTTGCGCAAAGCCGGAGGTGGTGTTTCCAAAGCGTGTGTGGCTAATAAAGTAGAGTCTGTTTCTTTCCTTATACCTGTAGAAGCGAAGGATGACTATCAATCCCAAGCTACGGCAGAAGGCCTCGTGTTGGGTAGTTACCAGTTCAATGAATTCAAGACCACGGACGAAGACCTTTTCGACATGAAGGGTGCCACTATCATTGGCGACAATAAACAAGCTGTAGTAAAAGGGGCCATCATAGCCAATGGTGTGTGTCTTGCCAGAGATGTAGAGAATCGTCCGGGGAATGTGGCTACGCCGACTCATTTGGCTGAGAAGGCGCAAGAGATTGGGAAATCCGGTGGCATGAAAGTGACCATTTTTGATAGAGCAAAATTTACCAAAATGGGGATGGGCGCTTTAGCTGGTGTAGCCTCAGGTACAGAAGTGCCACCAAAATTTATCATTATGGAATATATGGGTGGCCCAAAAAAACAAAAACCTAAAGTATTGGTGGGTAAAGGTCTCACATTTGACAGTGGTGGCATATCCATAAAACCATCGGCTAAAATGGATGAAATGAAGTACGACATGTGTGGATCCGGTGTAGTACTTGGTGTCATGAAAGCAGTGGCGGAATTGAAGCCAAAAATGAATATTGTAGGTATTATTCCTTCTACTGAAAATATGAGTGGTGATAAGGCCTATCGCCCCGGAGATGTGCTCACCGCCTATAATGGCAAAACAATCGAGGTGTTGAACACCGATGCAGAAGGACGCTTAATTTTAGCCGATGCTTTATCCTATGCATCCAAGAATTATGATCCGGAATATATGATTGATTTTGCCACCCTCACTGGCGCTGTTGTGGTAACCTTAGGCCATGTGGCTACAGGAATCATGGGTACAGATGAAGCACTGGTAGAATCCATTAAATCGTCTTCCAAAACAACAGCAGAAAAAGTTTGGGAATTCCCCCTTTGGGATGAATATTTGGCACAAGTGAAATCCGCAATAGCCGATGTAAAAAATGTAGGCGCACCCATGCAGGCGGGTACAATCGCTGGCGGGGCATTCCTGAAAGCATTTGTAGATGATGATATTCCTTGGTGTCACTTTGACATTGCCGGAACTGCTTGGGGAGATAGAGATTTGCCCTATCATAATAAAGGTATGGCCACGGGAGAAGTTATTCGTCTAGTTGTTGATCTTTTGGGCGTTTAA
- a CDS encoding HigA family addiction module antidote protein: protein MKNKNIKPLHPGEILLEEFLTPLGLSQNKISRDNWCPPRRINEIVLEKRRITADTALRLGRYFDMTPQFRLGLQMDYDLNLEIDRIVDPLDKEVKSYFDVS from the coding sequence ATGAAAAACAAGAATATAAAACCACTGCATCCAGGCGAAATTCTTTTAGAAGAATTTTTAACTCCCTTGGGATTAAGTCAAAATAAAATATCCAGAGATAATTGGTGTCCTCCCCGTCGAATTAATGAAATTGTTTTAGAAAAAAGGCGCATTACCGCAGATACAGCTTTAAGGTTGGGGCGCTATTTTGATATGACACCCCAATTCAGGTTAGGTTTACAAATGGATTATGACCTAAACTTAGAAATTGATAGAATCGTTGATCCTCTTGATAAAGAAGTTAAATCCTATTTTGATGTATCTTAA
- a CDS encoding GFA family protein gives MPITGECFCGEVKYQVNGMLRDARSCHCSRCRKAFSSQASAYALLNPKDFKWLSGEDLLTSYVGQHGFGLQFCSKCGSTLCGIFEDAIHGVTLGCVDGDPKIELGRHIYVGSKASWEVIPEGVLQYQEGAPENA, from the coding sequence ATGCCAATAACTGGAGAGTGTTTTTGCGGCGAAGTAAAATACCAAGTAAATGGTATGCTTCGCGATGCTAGATCATGCCACTGTTCCCGTTGTCGTAAGGCATTCAGTTCTCAAGCGTCAGCTTACGCACTACTTAATCCAAAAGACTTTAAATGGCTTTCAGGTGAAGATCTTCTCACATCCTATGTTGGTCAGCATGGTTTCGGTCTCCAATTTTGTAGCAAATGCGGTTCTACACTTTGTGGTATTTTTGAGGATGCTATTCATGGTGTGACTTTGGGTTGTGTCGATGGTGACCCAAAAATTGAACTAGGTAGGCATATCTATGTTGGTTCTAAAGCGAGCTGGGAAGTTATCCCTGAAGGTGTGCTTCAATACCAAGAGGGTGCGCCTGAAAATGCATAA
- a CDS encoding DUF2191 domain-containing protein, producing MKVTALIPRSLIFEVKELTNGKNITDSLIKALTEWVDIKKIKDLNLQVSEKPLEFKSDFNAQSARETNRS from the coding sequence ATGAAAGTTACAGCTTTAATACCTAGATCACTCATTTTTGAGGTGAAAGAACTCACTAATGGAAAGAACATTACTGATTCATTAATTAAGGCACTCACAGAATGGGTGGACATTAAAAAAATCAAAGACCTGAATCTTCAAGTGTCAGAAAAACCTTTGGAATTCAAATCCGATTTTAATGCACAATCAGCAAGAGAAACCAACCGCTCGTGA
- a CDS encoding PIN domain-containing protein has protein sequence MIVVDTSVWIEFFKNHSSIFPKLKVHLERGEVIAAEPVFGELMQGVKNKRERAIISNYWHHLPKFSMDGIFFKAGEISGNNKWIAKGVGLIDSAILIYAKDRGCQIWTLDKKLLSIISYKDRFKP, from the coding sequence GTGATTGTTGTTGATACTTCGGTCTGGATTGAATTCTTTAAAAATCACTCTTCTATCTTTCCAAAATTAAAAGTCCACCTCGAACGAGGGGAGGTGATTGCCGCTGAACCTGTTTTTGGTGAACTCATGCAAGGTGTAAAAAACAAACGGGAAAGAGCCATCATATCCAATTATTGGCATCACCTTCCCAAATTCTCCATGGATGGAATATTTTTTAAGGCAGGCGAAATATCCGGAAATAATAAATGGATCGCCAAAGGAGTTGGCCTAATTGATTCCGCTATATTAATTTATGCAAAAGATCGAGGATGTCAAATCTGGACCTTAGATAAAAAACTGTTATCTATTATATCTTACAAAGATCGATTTAAACCATAA
- a CDS encoding cupin domain-containing protein, which produces MKNETINITEKFELFSDQWSPKVFAEMNDYQFKLAKVEGEFVWHSHDDTDETFIVIEGQLTIEFRDGKVDLKKGEMFIVPKGKEHKPIAKRECHIMLIEPKGVVNTGNVGGKHTAENDVWI; this is translated from the coding sequence ATGAAGAATGAAACAATCAACATAACAGAAAAATTCGAATTATTCTCCGATCAGTGGAGCCCCAAGGTTTTTGCTGAAATGAATGATTACCAATTCAAACTGGCCAAAGTAGAGGGAGAATTCGTGTGGCATTCCCATGACGATACGGATGAAACATTCATTGTGATCGAGGGCCAACTCACAATTGAATTCCGTGATGGTAAGGTTGATTTAAAAAAAGGCGAAATGTTTATCGTTCCTAAAGGGAAAGAACATAAACCCATTGCGAAAAGAGAATGTCATATCATGTTGATCGAACCAAAAGGTGTTGTGAATACGGGTAATGTTGGTGGTAAACACACAGCCGAAAATGATGTTTGGATTTAA
- the acs gene encoding acetate--CoA ligase yields the protein MNVKVFNPPSLFSINSHVKDMDQYHTEYNQSITDRNAFWADKAERISWLKKWDSIGEFDFVNANIKWFEGGKLNVSYNCLDRHVEAGNGDRTALIWEGNDPNEDQHFTYAELLEKVQKFANVLKGLGVEKGDRVCMYMQMVPQLPVAMLACTRIGAVHSIVFGAFSPDSLRDRINDSECKILITQDTGVRGTKQNIPMKSNADLALVQTPSIEHVIVVHRTGEPVDMVEGRDVWWQEEMAKAATNCAPVEMDAEDPLFILYTSGSTGKPKGVLHTTGGYLVYANYTFEQIFDYNKDDIYWCTADIGWVTGHSYIVYGPMSCGATSVMFEGVPNYPDFGRFWEVVDKHKVTLFYTAPTALRALMKEGNTWVEKHDLSSLRLLGTVGETIKEPEWMWYHSIVGKEKCPIVDTWWQTETGGIMMTPLPGATPTKPGSATFPFYGIEPVLLTDSGDEISGNNVSGLLAMKASWPGQMRSIYGDHDRFVETYFSEFPGYYFTGDGARRDEDGYYWITGRVDDVLNVSGHRIGSAEVEGGIGKANGVAEAAVVGYPHDIKGVGIYAFVTLMTGVEVTDSIINDIRSTVVKEIGPHAKPDKIQFTPALPKTRSGKIMRRILRKIAEGDTDNMGDTSTLADPSVVENLIEGAI from the coding sequence ATGAATGTAAAAGTTTTTAACCCGCCGTCATTATTCTCAATCAATTCCCATGTTAAAGACATGGATCAATATCATACTGAATACAATCAATCTATTACAGATAGAAACGCATTCTGGGCAGATAAAGCTGAACGAATTTCATGGCTTAAAAAATGGGATTCTATCGGTGAATTTGATTTCGTGAATGCCAATATAAAATGGTTCGAAGGTGGTAAGCTCAATGTGAGTTATAATTGTTTGGATCGTCATGTAGAAGCTGGGAATGGCGATAGGACAGCACTCATTTGGGAAGGGAACGATCCGAATGAAGATCAACATTTCACTTATGCAGAATTGCTGGAAAAGGTTCAGAAGTTTGCCAACGTACTTAAAGGCCTGGGTGTAGAAAAGGGTGATCGCGTTTGTATGTATATGCAGATGGTACCCCAATTACCGGTGGCCATGTTGGCCTGCACACGGATTGGCGCCGTTCACTCCATTGTTTTCGGAGCATTTAGTCCCGATTCGTTAAGAGACCGAATAAATGATTCTGAATGTAAAATTTTAATCACACAGGATACAGGTGTTCGTGGAACGAAACAAAATATCCCAATGAAATCCAATGCCGATTTGGCTTTAGTGCAAACCCCATCCATCGAACACGTTATTGTGGTTCATCGCACAGGGGAGCCAGTTGATATGGTGGAAGGTCGAGATGTATGGTGGCAGGAAGAAATGGCGAAGGCGGCCACTAATTGTGCTCCCGTAGAAATGGATGCGGAAGACCCGTTGTTCATTTTATATACATCTGGTTCAACGGGTAAACCAAAAGGTGTCCTCCACACAACAGGTGGATATTTGGTTTATGCCAATTACACGTTTGAGCAGATTTTTGATTATAATAAAGACGATATATACTGGTGCACAGCAGATATTGGTTGGGTTACAGGCCATTCATATATTGTGTATGGTCCAATGTCATGTGGTGCAACTTCAGTTATGTTTGAGGGTGTGCCTAATTATCCCGATTTCGGCCGATTCTGGGAAGTGGTTGACAAACATAAAGTTACCCTTTTTTATACAGCGCCAACCGCCCTAAGAGCATTAATGAAAGAAGGCAATACTTGGGTTGAGAAACATGATTTATCTTCTCTTAGATTATTGGGAACAGTAGGCGAAACTATTAAAGAGCCGGAATGGATGTGGTATCATTCTATTGTGGGAAAAGAAAAATGTCCTATCGTGGATACGTGGTGGCAAACGGAAACGGGCGGTATAATGATGACACCATTACCTGGTGCCACCCCGACTAAACCCGGTTCTGCTACATTCCCATTCTATGGTATTGAGCCTGTTTTACTTACAGATTCCGGAGATGAAATTTCTGGTAACAATGTATCTGGATTGTTGGCAATGAAGGCCTCCTGGCCGGGGCAAATGCGCTCTATCTATGGCGATCACGATCGATTTGTTGAAACATACTTTTCTGAATTTCCGGGCTATTATTTCACAGGAGATGGGGCACGGCGAGATGAAGATGGATATTACTGGATCACTGGACGGGTAGATGATGTACTTAATGTATCCGGACATCGAATTGGATCAGCCGAAGTGGAAGGTGGAATCGGTAAAGCCAATGGTGTTGCAGAAGCAGCTGTTGTGGGATATCCCCACGATATTAAAGGTGTAGGGATATATGCATTTGTAACGCTAATGACAGGGGTAGAAGTAACCGATTCAATTATAAATGATATTCGGTCAACAGTTGTGAAAGAAATTGGTCCCCATGCCAAACCAGATAAAATTCAGTTTACACCGGCTTTACCTAAAACACGGTCAGGAAAGATCATGCGACGAATATTAAGAAAAATTGCCGAAGGTGATACGGATAATATGGGCGATACTTCTACATTGGCAGATCCATCAGTCGTAGAAAATCTTATTGAGGGTGCGATTTAG
- a CDS encoding acyl-CoA thioesterase translates to MPGVSAKYSQFVMPDHINVVGTLFGGQMIAWVDLAAAKVAHRFLKGADVDGAVTRTIDKVEFKEPVYLGDWVNFTATIIDTGNTSFKIQVDAYAEGRNSDPRLACVATIVMVSVKKDEKGNYKKTPHGKSC, encoded by the coding sequence ATGCCGGGAGTTTCAGCTAAATATTCACAATTCGTTATGCCTGACCATATAAACGTGGTGGGCACTCTTTTTGGTGGACAAATGATAGCATGGGTTGACTTGGCTGCGGCCAAGGTGGCCCATCGATTTTTAAAGGGGGCCGATGTAGATGGCGCCGTCACGCGCACCATTGATAAGGTGGAATTCAAAGAACCGGTTTATCTGGGAGATTGGGTAAATTTTACTGCAACCATTATTGATACAGGAAATACATCCTTCAAAATTCAAGTGGATGCTTATGCAGAGGGCAGAAATTCTGATCCTCGTTTGGCGTGTGTTGCCACAATTGTCATGGTTTCGGTTAAAAAAGATGAAAAAGGGAATTATAAGAAAACGCCCCATGGGAAATCCTGCTAA